In a single window of the Agromyces sp. H17E-10 genome:
- the rpoB gene encoding DNA-directed RNA polymerase subunit beta has product MAAARNATTPTPKNGRGASRLSFAKVTDTLTVPDLLALQTESFDWLVGNDAWKARVAEAKSAGRQDLPETTGLEEIFEEISPIEDLGETMQLSFTNPELEPPKYTIDECKEKSKTYSAPLYVNAEFMNHLTGEIKTQTVFMGDFPLMTPKGTFVINGTERVVVSQLVRSPGVYFERTPEKTSDKDIYSARVIPSRGAWLEFEIDKRDQVGVRIDRKRKQSVTVFLKALGLTSEEILEEFAGYESIALTLEKDNILTKEEALKDIYRKLRPGEQVAAEAARALLDNFYFNPKRYDLAKVGRYKINNKLGLEAPLTDSVLTVQDIVATIKYLVALHDERTTLPGRRAGKAVELRLDVDDIDNFGNRRIRAVGELIQNQVRTGLSRMERVVRERMTTQDIEAITPQTLINVRPVVAAIKEFFGTSQLSQFMDQNNPLAGLTHKRRLSALGPGGLSRDRAGVEVRDVHPSHYGRMCPIETPEGPNIGLIGSLASFARINSFGFIETPYRKVEAGKVTDKIDYLTAMEEDDYIVAQANAPLKADGHFVEERVLARKKGGEVDLFPADEIGYMDVSPRQMVSVGTSLIPFLEHDDANRALMGANMQRQAVPLLRSDSPYVGTGMEGYAAIDAGDVITADKAGVVAEVSADSVTVQLDEGGTQTYFLRKFDRSNQGTSYNNRVVVNAGERVEAGEVIADGPATDNGELALGKNLLVAFMPWEGHNFEDAIILSQNLVKDDVLSSIHIEEYEVDARDTKLGKEEITRDLPNVSPDLLADLDERGIIRIGAEVRPGDILVGKVTPKGETELSAEERLLRAIFNEKSREVRDTSLKVPHGEQGTIIAVKVFDAQDGDDELGSGVNQRVVVYIAQKRKITEGDKLAGRHGNKGVISKILPVEDMPFLADGTPVDVILNPLGIPGRMNFGQVLETHLGWVAKQGWKVEGKPAWAKRLPEAAHEAAPGTKVATPVFDGAFEEEIAGLLDSTLPNRDGERLIDSSGKTQLFDGRSGEPFPYPVSVGYMYILKLHHLVDDKIHARSTGPYSMITQQPLGGKAQFGGQRFGEMEVWALQAYGAAYALQELLTIKSDDILGRVKVYEAIVKGENIQEPGIPESFKVLMKEMQSLCLNVEVLSADGTAVSLRDTDDEAFRAAEELGINISARFESSNIDEI; this is encoded by the coding sequence TTGGCTGCTGCGCGCAACGCAACCACGCCCACTCCCAAGAACGGACGCGGTGCCAGCCGCCTCTCGTTCGCGAAGGTCACCGATACCCTCACGGTACCCGACCTGCTCGCACTCCAGACCGAGAGCTTCGACTGGCTCGTCGGCAACGACGCGTGGAAGGCACGCGTCGCCGAGGCCAAGTCGGCCGGTCGGCAGGACCTGCCCGAGACCACGGGCCTCGAGGAGATCTTCGAAGAGATCTCCCCGATCGAGGACCTCGGCGAGACCATGCAGCTCTCGTTCACGAACCCCGAGCTCGAGCCTCCGAAGTACACGATCGACGAGTGCAAGGAGAAGTCGAAGACCTACTCCGCACCGCTCTACGTGAACGCGGAGTTCATGAACCACCTCACGGGTGAGATCAAGACCCAGACGGTCTTCATGGGCGACTTCCCGCTCATGACCCCCAAGGGCACGTTCGTCATCAACGGCACCGAGCGCGTCGTCGTCTCGCAGCTCGTCCGTTCGCCCGGCGTCTACTTCGAGCGCACCCCCGAGAAGACCAGCGACAAGGACATCTACTCGGCCCGCGTCATCCCGAGCCGTGGTGCCTGGCTCGAGTTCGAGATCGACAAGCGCGACCAGGTCGGCGTGCGCATCGACCGCAAGCGCAAGCAGTCGGTCACGGTCTTCCTGAAGGCCCTCGGCCTCACCTCCGAGGAGATCCTCGAGGAGTTCGCCGGCTACGAGTCGATCGCCCTCACCCTCGAGAAGGACAACATCCTCACGAAGGAAGAGGCGCTCAAGGACATCTACCGCAAGCTGCGTCCGGGCGAGCAGGTCGCCGCCGAGGCCGCGCGTGCGCTCCTCGACAACTTCTACTTCAACCCGAAGCGCTACGACCTCGCCAAGGTCGGCCGGTACAAGATCAACAACAAGCTGGGTCTCGAGGCTCCCCTCACCGACTCGGTGCTGACGGTGCAGGACATCGTCGCCACGATCAAGTACCTCGTCGCCCTGCACGACGAGCGCACCACCCTGCCCGGCCGCCGCGCCGGCAAGGCGGTCGAGCTGCGCCTCGACGTCGACGACATCGACAACTTCGGCAACCGTCGCATCCGCGCGGTCGGCGAGCTCATCCAGAACCAGGTGCGCACCGGCCTCAGCCGCATGGAGCGCGTGGTTCGCGAGCGCATGACCACGCAGGACATCGAGGCGATCACCCCGCAGACCCTGATCAACGTGCGACCCGTCGTCGCCGCGATCAAGGAGTTCTTCGGCACCTCGCAGCTGTCGCAGTTCATGGACCAGAACAACCCGCTCGCGGGCCTGACCCACAAGCGTCGCCTCTCGGCGCTCGGCCCCGGCGGTCTCTCGCGCGACCGCGCGGGCGTCGAGGTCCGTGACGTCCACCCGTCGCACTACGGCCGCATGTGCCCGATCGAGACGCCTGAAGGCCCGAACATCGGCCTCATCGGCTCGCTCGCGTCGTTCGCCCGCATCAACTCGTTCGGCTTCATCGAGACCCCGTACCGCAAGGTCGAGGCCGGCAAGGTCACCGACAAGATCGACTACCTCACGGCGATGGAGGAGGACGACTACATCGTCGCCCAGGCGAACGCGCCGCTGAAGGCCGACGGCCACTTCGTGGAGGAGCGCGTGCTCGCCCGCAAGAAGGGCGGCGAGGTCGACCTGTTCCCGGCCGACGAGATCGGCTACATGGACGTCTCGCCGCGCCAGATGGTGTCGGTCGGCACGTCGCTCATCCCGTTCCTCGAGCACGACGACGCGAACCGCGCCCTCATGGGTGCGAACATGCAGCGTCAGGCGGTGCCGCTGCTCCGCAGCGACTCGCCGTACGTCGGCACGGGTATGGAGGGCTACGCCGCGATCGACGCCGGCGACGTCATCACCGCCGACAAGGCCGGTGTGGTCGCCGAGGTCTCGGCCGACTCGGTCACCGTGCAGCTCGACGAGGGCGGCACGCAGACCTACTTCCTGCGCAAGTTCGACCGCTCGAACCAGGGCACCTCGTACAACAACCGCGTCGTCGTCAACGCCGGTGAGCGCGTGGAGGCCGGCGAGGTCATCGCCGACGGCCCCGCCACCGACAACGGCGAGCTCGCGCTCGGCAAGAACCTGCTCGTCGCGTTCATGCCGTGGGAGGGCCACAACTTCGAGGACGCGATCATCCTCAGCCAGAACCTCGTGAAGGACGACGTGCTCTCGTCGATCCACATCGAGGAGTACGAGGTCGACGCGCGCGACACGAAGCTCGGCAAGGAGGAGATCACCCGTGACCTCCCCAACGTGAGCCCCGACCTGCTGGCCGACCTCGACGAGCGCGGCATCATCCGCATCGGCGCCGAGGTCCGCCCCGGCGACATCCTCGTCGGCAAGGTCACGCCGAAGGGCGAGACCGAGCTGTCGGCCGAAGAGCGACTGCTCCGCGCGATCTTCAACGAGAAGAGCCGCGAGGTCCGCGACACCTCGCTCAAGGTGCCCCACGGCGAGCAGGGCACGATCATCGCCGTCAAGGTGTTCGACGCGCAGGACGGCGACGACGAGCTCGGCTCGGGCGTCAACCAGCGCGTGGTCGTGTACATCGCCCAGAAGCGCAAGATCACCGAGGGCGACAAGCTCGCCGGCCGCCACGGCAACAAGGGCGTCATCTCGAAGATCCTGCCGGTCGAGGACATGCCGTTCCTCGCCGACGGCACCCCGGTCGACGTCATCCTCAACCCGCTCGGCATCCCCGGTCGAATGAACTTCGGCCAGGTCCTCGAGACCCACCTCGGCTGGGTCGCGAAGCAGGGCTGGAAGGTCGAGGGCAAGCCGGCGTGGGCCAAGCGCCTGCCCGAGGCCGCGCACGAGGCCGCTCCCGGCACCAAGGTCGCGACCCCGGTGTTCGACGGCGCCTTCGAGGAGGAGATCGCGGGTCTGCTCGACTCGACGCTCCCCAACCGCGACGGCGAGCGGCTCATCGACTCGAGCGGCAAGACGCAGCTCTTCGACGGCCGTTCGGGCGAGCCCTTCCCGTACCCGGTCTCGGTCGGTTACATGTACATCCTGAAGCTGCACCACCTCGTCGACGACAAGATCCACGCGCGCTCGACGGGCCCGTACTCGATGATCACCCAGCAGCCGCTCGGTGGTAAGGCGCAGTTCGGCGGCCAGCGATTCGGTGAGATGGAGGTCTGGGCGCTCCAGGCCTACGGCGCCGCGTACGCGCTGCAGGAGCTCCTCACGATCAAGTCCGACGACATCCTCGGCCGCGTCAAGGTCTACGAGGCGATCGTCAAGGGCGAGAACATCCAGGAGCCCGGCATCCCCGAGTCGTTCAAGGTGCTCATGAAGGAGATGCAGTCGCTCTGCCTGAACGTCGAGGTGCTCTCGGCCGACGGCACCGCGGTCTCGCTCCGCGACACCGATGACGAGGCCTTCCGCGCTGCGGAGGAGCTCGGCATCAACATCTCCGCGCGCTTCGAGTCGTCGAACATCGACGAGATCTGA
- the rpoC gene encoding DNA-directed RNA polymerase subunit beta': MLDATTFDELRIGLATAEDIRKWSYGEVKKPETINYRTLKPEKDGLFGEQIFGPSRDWECACGKYKRVRFKGIVCERCGVEVTKSSVRRERMGHIELAAPVTHIWYFKGVPSRLGYLLDMAPKDLEKVIYFAAYMVIDVDDEGRHADMPGLENELRLEIKTIGDQRDARIATLMARKEEELAALEAEGAKSDQRKRAEAAADKEMTQVRKSGDEQIAHLERVWEDFRTLKVGDLKPEDSVFHELQDRFGMYFDAYMGAEAIKKRLETFDLAAEAEDLHLQIAEGKGQKKIRAIKRLRVVNSFLATGTSPAAMVLDVVPVIPPELRPMVQLDGGRFATSDLNDLYRRVINRNNRLRRLLDLGAPEIIVNNEKRMLQEAVDALFDNGRRGRPVTGTGNRALKSLSDMLKGKQGRFRQNLLGKRVDYSGRSVIVVGPQLKLHQCGLPKQMALELFKPFVIKRLIDLSHAQNIKAAKRMVERSNPHVWDVLEEIIRERPVLLNRAPTLHRLGIQAFEPQLVEGKAIQLHPLVCAAFNADFDGDQMAVHLPLSVEAQAEARILMLASNNILKPSDGRPVTLPSQDMIIGLHHLTTEKPGGAGEGRAFSSIAEAILAFDQNRPGAHELDLGAKVKIRLDGLHFAEGDEPEGFESGKPFLMETTLGRALFNEALPVDYPFFNRQAGKGQISEIVNDLAERYPKTEVAATLDRIKDAGFRWATRSGVTVALSDIITPPSKGEIVAKYEKQAAKVQSQFEKGLTTDLERRQELIQIWTKATDEVAKAMQENFPTDNTINRMVTSGARGNWLQVRNIAGMRGLVNNPKGEIIPRPIISSYREGLSVAEYFIATHGARKGLADTALRTADSGYLTRRLVDVSQDVIIREDDCGTTKGLELPIATVDASGELVRDPNVENSVFARSLAADAVNAKGEVVAEAGSDVGDVLINELIAAGVESIRVRSVLTCESGVGVCAKCYGRSLATGKLVDIGEAVGIIAAQSIGEPGTQLTMRTFHTGGSASADDITQGLPRVQELFEARTPKGASPIVEAPGRITIDETDKQRKVILTPDNGDEPITYNVLKRSTLLVEDGQHVELGQQLIVGTVDPKEVLRVKGVREVQKHLVNGVQDVYRSQGVPIHDKHIEVIVRQMLRKVTVVDHGDTDLLPGELVDRMKYNEINRASLTEGKKTASARQEVMGITKASLATESWLSAASFQETTRVLTQAAMEGKSDPLVGLKENVIIGKLIPAGTGLGKYRNVAVEATEEAKAERYPNRIFTDDAAFSEGDLSFVDFDAFSSDDFTPGNYS, from the coding sequence TTGCTCGACGCAACGACGTTCGATGAGCTTCGTATCGGCCTGGCCACCGCAGAGGACATCCGCAAGTGGTCCTACGGTGAGGTCAAGAAGCCCGAGACCATCAACTACCGCACGCTGAAGCCCGAGAAGGACGGGCTCTTCGGCGAGCAGATCTTCGGGCCCTCCCGCGACTGGGAGTGCGCCTGCGGCAAGTACAAGCGCGTGCGCTTCAAGGGCATCGTCTGCGAGCGATGCGGCGTGGAGGTCACCAAGAGCTCCGTCCGCCGCGAGCGGATGGGCCACATCGAGCTCGCCGCCCCGGTGACGCACATCTGGTACTTCAAGGGCGTGCCCTCGCGCCTCGGGTACCTGCTCGACATGGCGCCGAAGGACCTCGAGAAGGTCATCTACTTCGCCGCCTACATGGTGATCGACGTCGACGACGAGGGTCGTCACGCCGACATGCCCGGCCTCGAGAACGAGCTCCGGCTCGAGATCAAGACCATCGGCGACCAGCGCGATGCCCGCATCGCGACGCTCATGGCCCGCAAGGAGGAGGAGCTCGCAGCTCTCGAGGCCGAGGGCGCCAAGAGCGACCAGCGCAAGCGCGCCGAGGCCGCCGCCGACAAGGAGATGACCCAGGTCCGCAAGTCGGGCGACGAGCAGATCGCGCACCTCGAGCGCGTGTGGGAGGACTTCCGCACCCTCAAGGTCGGCGACCTCAAGCCCGAGGACTCGGTCTTCCACGAGCTCCAGGACCGCTTCGGCATGTACTTCGACGCCTACATGGGCGCCGAGGCCATCAAGAAGCGTCTCGAGACCTTCGACCTGGCCGCCGAGGCGGAGGACCTGCACCTGCAGATCGCCGAGGGCAAGGGCCAGAAGAAGATCCGCGCGATCAAGCGCCTGCGCGTCGTCAACTCGTTCCTCGCGACGGGCACCTCGCCCGCCGCGATGGTGCTCGACGTCGTGCCGGTGATCCCGCCCGAGCTGCGCCCGATGGTGCAGCTCGACGGCGGCCGCTTCGCGACGAGCGACCTCAACGACCTCTACCGTCGTGTGATCAACCGCAACAACCGTCTGCGCCGGCTCCTCGACCTCGGTGCCCCCGAGATCATCGTCAACAACGAGAAGCGGATGCTGCAGGAGGCCGTCGACGCGCTGTTCGACAACGGCCGCCGCGGCCGTCCGGTCACGGGTACCGGCAACCGCGCCCTCAAGTCCCTGAGCGACATGCTCAAGGGCAAGCAGGGTCGCTTCCGCCAGAACCTGCTCGGCAAGCGCGTCGACTACTCGGGCCGTTCGGTCATCGTCGTCGGCCCGCAGCTGAAGCTGCACCAGTGCGGTCTGCCCAAGCAGATGGCGCTCGAGCTCTTCAAGCCGTTCGTGATCAAGCGCCTCATCGACCTGAGCCACGCCCAGAACATCAAGGCGGCCAAGCGCATGGTCGAGCGCTCGAACCCGCACGTGTGGGACGTGCTCGAGGAGATCATCCGCGAGCGCCCCGTGCTGCTGAACCGTGCGCCCACCCTGCACCGTCTCGGCATCCAGGCGTTCGAGCCGCAGCTCGTCGAGGGCAAGGCCATCCAGCTCCACCCGCTCGTCTGCGCCGCGTTCAACGCGGACTTCGACGGCGACCAGATGGCCGTCCACCTGCCGCTGTCGGTCGAGGCCCAGGCCGAGGCCCGCATCCTGATGCTCGCCTCGAACAACATCCTGAAGCCGTCGGACGGCCGTCCGGTGACCCTGCCCTCGCAGGACATGATCATCGGCCTGCACCACCTGACGACCGAGAAGCCCGGCGGCGCCGGCGAGGGCCGCGCGTTCTCGTCGATCGCCGAGGCGATCCTCGCGTTCGACCAGAACCGTCCGGGTGCGCACGAGCTCGACCTCGGTGCGAAGGTGAAGATCCGTCTCGACGGCCTCCACTTCGCCGAGGGCGACGAGCCCGAGGGCTTCGAGTCGGGCAAGCCGTTCCTCATGGAGACGACCCTCGGTCGCGCCCTCTTCAACGAGGCGCTCCCGGTGGACTACCCGTTCTTCAACCGCCAGGCCGGCAAGGGCCAGATCTCGGAGATCGTCAACGACCTCGCCGAGCGCTACCCGAAGACCGAGGTGGCCGCGACCCTCGACCGCATCAAGGACGCCGGCTTCCGCTGGGCGACCCGTTCGGGCGTCACCGTCGCGCTCTCCGACATCATCACGCCCCCCTCGAAGGGCGAGATCGTCGCGAAGTACGAGAAGCAGGCCGCCAAGGTGCAGTCGCAGTTCGAGAAGGGTCTCACGACCGACCTCGAGCGTCGTCAGGAGCTCATCCAGATCTGGACCAAGGCCACCGACGAGGTCGCCAAGGCCATGCAGGAGAACTTCCCGACCGACAACACCATCAACCGCATGGTCACGTCGGGTGCTCGTGGTAACTGGCTGCAGGTGCGCAACATCGCCGGCATGCGAGGCCTCGTGAACAACCCGAAGGGTGAGATCATCCCTCGCCCGATCATCTCGAGCTACCGCGAGGGCCTCTCGGTCGCCGAGTACTTCATCGCGACGCACGGTGCCCGCAAGGGTCTGGCCGACACGGCCCTCCGTACGGCCGACTCGGGTTACCTCACGCGTCGTCTCGTCGACGTCTCGCAGGATGTCATCATCCGCGAGGACGACTGCGGCACGACCAAGGGCCTCGAGCTCCCGATCGCGACGGTGGATGCCTCGGGCGAGCTCGTCCGCGACCCCAACGTCGAGAACTCGGTGTTCGCCCGGTCGCTCGCGGCCGACGCGGTCAACGCCAAGGGCGAGGTCGTGGCCGAGGCCGGCAGCGACGTCGGCGACGTGCTCATCAACGAGCTCATCGCCGCCGGTGTCGAGTCGATCCGGGTCCGCTCGGTCCTCACCTGCGAGTCGGGCGTCGGCGTCTGCGCGAAGTGCTACGGCCGTTCGCTCGCGACCGGCAAGCTCGTCGACATCGGCGAGGCCGTCGGCATCATCGCGGCCCAGTCGATCGGCGAGCCCGGCACGCAGCTCACGATGCGTACCTTCCACACCGGTGGTTCGGCCTCGGCCGACGACATCACGCAGGGTCTTCCCCGCGTGCAGGAGCTCTTCGAGGCCCGTACCCCCAAGGGTGCGTCGCCCATCGTCGAGGCCCCCGGTCGCATCACGATCGACGAGACCGACAAGCAGCGCAAGGTCATCCTCACGCCCGACAACGGCGACGAGCCGATCACGTACAACGTGCTCAAGCGTTCGACGCTGCTCGTCGAGGACGGCCAGCACGTCGAGCTCGGCCAGCAGCTGATCGTCGGCACCGTCGACCCGAAGGAGGTCCTCCGGGTCAAGGGCGTCCGCGAGGTGCAGAAGCACCTCGTGAACGGCGTCCAGGACGTGTACCGCTCGCAGGGTGTGCCGATCCACGACAAGCACATCGAGGTCATCGTGCGCCAGATGCTGCGCAAGGTCACCGTCGTCGACCACGGCGACACCGACCTGCTGCCCGGTGAGCTCGTCGACCGGATGAAGTACAACGAGATCAACCGCGCGTCGCTGACCGAGGGCAAGAAGACGGCCTCGGCCCGTCAGGAGGTCATGGGTATCACCAAGGCCTCGCTGGCGACCGAGTCGTGGCTGTCGGCCGCGTCCTTCCAGGAGACGACCCGCGTGCTCACGCAGGCCGCCATGGAGGGCAAGAGCGACCCGCTGGTCGGCCTCAAGGAGAACGTGATCATCGGAAAGCTGATCCCGGCCGGTACCGGTCTCGGCAAGTACCGGAACGTCGCGGTCGAGGCCACCGAGGAGGCGAAGGCGGAGCGCTACCCGAACCGCATCTTCACCGACGACGCGGCCTTCAGCGAGGGCGACCTCAGCTTCGTCGACTTCGACGCGTTCTCGAGCGACGACTTCACGCCCGGCAACTACAGCTGA
- a CDS encoding RDD family protein has translation MSVTMHIDDEPTPGLRPDGRPDPAYAAALGLVPAPLGRRSAAFTLDAAIWVLLATPTVIGMVLLAGEVAAAGGDPAKAVGAAAGPLIAIAVGQVLTLVFGLVQLALHGRRGVTVGKAAAGIRSVSVRDFGPAGFWRIALRALVLWGSEIVLPLIGPAIMFSSSSWDPERRSRSWLDRVGGCYAVDARHGLDPFDAKAMRHARRVVAAGPAVEAVRLPSLASDRPPGEEFRIPAERSSSGVVSPGAPGPGEWTPPPIGARAQAPVSPASQVGAVGAVGGASPAPIVPAGPMAPAPSSIPQAAPRSPSGPPPGLLPPAAPAAPVAGPPVVPATHASPAAHVPPPAPVHAAPARIVLRFDDGTAVAASEFGLLGRAPEAAAGTPAQLVPVADPSKRISKVHAEFGTNAAGFWIADRGSTNGTEVRLPGEGARTLPAGVRTPLPVGAVVVVGGRSFTITSEPGR, from the coding sequence GTGAGCGTCACGATGCACATCGACGACGAGCCGACGCCCGGGCTCCGTCCCGACGGCCGACCCGACCCGGCCTATGCCGCGGCGCTCGGGCTCGTGCCGGCGCCGCTCGGCCGCCGCTCGGCCGCGTTCACGCTCGACGCCGCCATCTGGGTGCTGCTCGCCACGCCGACCGTGATCGGCATGGTCCTGCTCGCGGGCGAGGTCGCCGCGGCCGGCGGCGACCCGGCGAAGGCCGTCGGCGCGGCCGCCGGGCCGCTCATCGCGATCGCGGTCGGGCAGGTGCTCACCCTCGTCTTCGGGCTCGTGCAGCTCGCGCTGCACGGCCGCCGCGGCGTGACCGTCGGCAAGGCCGCCGCCGGCATCCGCTCGGTGAGCGTGCGCGACTTCGGGCCCGCCGGATTCTGGCGCATCGCGCTGCGCGCGCTCGTGCTCTGGGGCAGCGAGATCGTGCTGCCCCTCATCGGGCCGGCGATCATGTTCTCGTCGTCCTCGTGGGATCCCGAGCGCCGCAGCCGTTCGTGGCTCGATCGGGTGGGCGGATGCTACGCGGTCGACGCCCGGCACGGGCTCGACCCGTTCGATGCCAAGGCCATGCGTCACGCACGGCGCGTCGTCGCGGCCGGGCCCGCCGTCGAGGCCGTGCGGCTGCCGTCGCTCGCGAGCGACCGGCCGCCCGGCGAGGAGTTCCGCATCCCCGCCGAACGCTCGAGCTCGGGCGTGGTGTCGCCCGGCGCACCCGGCCCGGGGGAGTGGACGCCGCCGCCCATCGGGGCACGGGCCCAGGCGCCGGTATCGCCCGCTTCGCAGGTCGGAGCGGTCGGAGCGGTCGGAGGAGCGTCCCCCGCACCGATCGTGCCGGCGGGCCCCATGGCGCCCGCACCCTCATCGATTCCGCAGGCCGCACCTCGATCGCCCTCCGGCCCGCCGCCCGGGCTCCTGCCGCCGGCCGCGCCCGCGGCCCCGGTCGCAGGTCCGCCCGTGGTGCCGGCGACGCACGCTTCTCCCGCTGCGCACGTGCCACCGCCCGCGCCGGTGCACGCCGCACCGGCCCGCATCGTGCTCCGGTTCGACGACGGCACCGCGGTCGCGGCATCCGAGTTCGGTCTGCTCGGCCGCGCCCCCGAGGCCGCAGCGGGCACGCCCGCCCAGCTCGTACCGGTCGCCGACCCGTCGAAGCGCATCTCGAAGGTGCACGCCGAGTTCGGCACGAACGCGGCCGGTTTCTGGATCGCCGACCGCGGGTCGACGAACGGCACCGAGGTGCGGCTCCCCGGCGAGGGGGCGCGCACGCTCCCCGCCGGGGTCCGCACTCCGCTGCCGGTCGGCGCCGTCGTGGTGGTCGGCGGCCGAAGCTTCACCATCACGAGCGAGCCCGGAAGGTAA